The sequence CAACTTACAGCTATAGCACCGCTACAATCATCATTGGCAAGACCACCACCGCCACCAATTGGTGCGCAGTTTCCTTCCCAAATATAAACTCCATCTACAAGTGGATCTGGAATAGCCCAAACTGCGTCAAAATTAGCAGTTGGAAGTCCTACTGCGCTTGAAGAGGTAACAACCCAGAATACACTACCTGTACCGCCGCCGTCTGTAACGGATAGCTCAATCCAGTAAGTAGTTTCTGCACCTGCCTGACCAGCAAACAAGAATGGTGCTACAGTCATTTCAACTTCATTAACATCAAAACCAAAATTAGTTCCAATAACAGCTTGACTATCTATGGTAACTGAAGCCTGAGAGCCTATAACAGCTCCAGGAAGACCTGCAGCATCAGCGTAATAGTTAACATCAACATTTGCAATTCCACCATTGGCGAAAATACTTGCAGTAATATTAGTAAGTGTAAAGTCAGTATCTGCAGCGACAGTAACGTCATTAGCAGTCATAAAGGCACTTGCTGAAGAACAGTTATAACCATTTTCGAAAGTGAAGTCATTAGGGTTCTCTTCAGAACAAAGACCACCACCGCCGCCGATTGGCGCGCAGTTTCCTTCCCAAATATAAACTCCATCTACAAGTGGATCTGGAATAGCCCAAACTGCGTCAAAATTAGCAGTTGGAAGTCCTACTGCGCTTGAAGAGGTAACAACCCAGAATACACTACCTGTACCGCCGCCGTCTGTAACGGATAGCTCAATCCAGTAAGTAGTTTCTGCACCTGCCTGACCAGCAAACAAGAATGGTGCTACAGTCATTTCAACTTCATTCACATCAAAACCAAAATTAGTTCCAATAACAGCTTGACTATCTATGGTAACTGAAGCCTGAGAGCCTATAACAGCTCCAGGAAGACCTGCAGCATCTGCATAATAGTTAACATCAACATTTGCAATTCCACCATTGGCGAAAATACTTGCAGTAATATTAGTAAGTGTAAAGTCAGTATCTGCAGCGACAGTAACGTCATTAGCAGTCATAAAGGCACTTGCTGAAGAACAGTTATAACCATTTTCGAAAGTGAAGTCGTTAGGATTCTCTTCAGAACAAAGACCTCCACCGCCGCCAATTGGCGAACAAGTACCATCAAATGTATAAACACACTCTAATGTAGGGTCTGTTACAAAACCTAATACTCCGTCATCATAACTAAGACCAAATCCTACATTTCCTGCAGTAGAGTCTTCCCAGAAAACATTACTAGCATCAGTTGCTTCTAAAGATAATCCTACCCAATAGGTAGTGTCAGATCCAGTTGCGCCAGGAAGATTAACATCAGTGATGTCAAGAACTACATTCCATGCAGCAAATCCAAAAGCGGCACCAATTACGGTTTGAGAATCTGGAACAACACTTGTTTGAGACGTTACTAACGCTCCAGGTTTACCTGTACCATCGTCCTCATAAATAAATACATCTACGTTTGCAGCATTTATTCCCGCGCCAGTGGCTCCAATAAAAGCTGTAAAAGCAAGATTCTCTAACATAAAGTCCTCACCGTCTGCAACGATTACATCAACTGCTACAACACGGCCAAGAGGTTTAGTAAAACTTTTTCCATTTTCAAAATTGTTGCTTGGGGCTGCAGAAGTACAAGGACCTCCTGTCCCACCGCCGCCAATTGGCGTACAAGTACCATCAAATGTATAAACACATTCTAATGTAGGGTCTGTTACAAAACCTAATACTCCGTCATCATAGCTAAGACCTAAGCCTACATTTCCTGCAGTAGAGTCTTCCCAGAAAACATTACTTGCATCAGTTGCCTCTAAAGATAATCCTACCCAATAGGTAGTAGTAGAACCAGTCGCACCCGGAAGATTAACATCAGTGATGTCAAGAACTACATTCCATGCAGCAAATCCAAAAGCGGCACCAATTACGGTTTGAGAATCTGGAACAACACTTGTTTGAGACGTTACTAACGCTCCAGGTTTACCCGTACCATCGTCCTCATAAATAAATACATCTACGTTTGCAGCATTTATTCCCGCGCCAGTGGCTCCAATAAAAGCTGTAAAAGCAAGATTCTCTAACATAAAGTCCTCACCGTCAGCAACGATTACATCAACTGCTACAACACGGCCAAGAGGTTTAGTAAAACTTTTTCCATTTTCAAAATTGTTGCTTGGAGCTGTAGCAGTACAAGGACCTCCTGTACCGCCGCCACCGCCAGCGGTCACATTGATAGTATAATCTTCAGCTTGGCCAAAACCTGAGCCTGGAATACAAGAATCCGTAGCATATATAGCTTGGAATCTTTTAATAACTCGCATTCTAGTAGGACCAGCGGTAACGCCAGATGGAACTACAATGTTTCCTGTAGCCTGTTGACCATCTGTACCTGTAGAACCAATAATGGTGCCTATTTGATAACGCTCACTAGCATTATCTAATACCCCATCTTGATTCCAATCGATAAATACAGTAAAACTATTTGTAAAACCTCCACCTGTATTACCTTCCAAAGCAATAGAATAAGACATTCCTTCTTCCATATCACCACTAACAGATGTAAAATCTTCGTGTGCTGGTGAACCATCTAATACAGGATCACTTATATTGCTAATACCAGCAACTTCAACCAAGGTAATTGGTTCAACTCCTGAGTTAAACTCAAGTGGTCCGCAATATGGCTCTGGGAAAGGTCCGCCACCGCCTCCAGCAGCAACTATTTCTACATCCCATCCAAGCCAGTTTACAACAGTACTTGAATGAAAAAAGAAAAAGAAGTTTCCACTTGTAGCGGTAAATGATGCTGAACCATTAGAGGCAATCATATTCGCTAAGGTCTTGTCTCCAGTGTTCGCACCTGTAGCGCTGTTATCATAAAGTACAGTTCCAGTTGCATCAGTACCATCATATATTCTCAAATAATCGAAAGTACCGTTTACTCCAAAATCAAGAAACTCGATTTCAGTAACGCCAGCTAGTGTTGATTGGGTATCACAACCACAGTTTGGATAATTGCCCGCAGCACCATCTGTATTTGCTCCACCTGGTCCTCCTGGGTCGAAGAAGTTATCTCCAGTGGCTGGGCTAAAGGTTTCAGTAGCACCAGCTGTCGGGATAATATCTGCTAATGGATTTCTATTAGCAATTACAACAGGAGATACCCTATTAGAAGGCAAATTGGCTTGATATAGTTGATCTGCCAATATTTCTTCTTGATCCGTAAGGCTCATAAATAATCGAGGCGCCTGTTGAGTTCCAAGATCTTTTAGATTACTCGCTGCTCCCTGCTTATCGCTTGGAACTACAACTCTTTGTTGATTTTGTTGTTGATTTTTAATAACCGGCTTACGTTCGCCAGGACCTACTAAGTCTGTTTTAGCGGATCGTTGGCTCTCAGTTAACACAACAGCTTTTTTATTTTGCTGTTGGTTATAATGAATAGGATTATCTATCCCTTTCTTCTTTACGCTAAAATCAGCCGGGCTGGCAGATACGTTTGAAGGAGCAACAGCTTTTTGCTTTTGCTGTTGGTTGTAATGAATGGGGTTGTCCACCCCCTGCGTTTTTACCGTAGATCGCTGTCCAAAACTGACAGCAAACACTAAGAGTAAAACTAGTAATGTAACTTTTTTCATAATTAATTATATAGTTTAGTTAATAATTCACTAAAAGTATTTAAAAAAATGTTAATAACAAACTTTTGTCATATTTATCTTAACCAATTTCATTGTTCATTAATAACTTTTATCGGAGACAAGGTTTTTCTATTATTTTCAATTTTTAAACTTTTAAGGCGTATCGATTTTAATTAAAATATGTTTTAAACCAACCTATAGAAAACATCAATATAAAATCACTGGTCTTTCGTAAAATATCCATTCAGTATATAAAAAACCACCTGCATCTGCAGGTGGTTAAACTGAAAAGAATGATGAATGCTAAAAAATACTTACTGTTTTAGAACTCTATAAGTTCCAATTTCTCCATTCACTAAAACTTTCATTAAGTAGGTGCCAGTTTTAAGAGCTGAAATGTCAACTTGTGAATTTGTTGCATTAACACGTGTAATAATTACCATTTGCCCCAGAACATTGTAAATTTTTACATTCTCAATATTCTCAGCGCTTGATAAATTTAACAATCCGTTAGTTGGGTTTGGATAGAAAGAGAAGTCCTGCAAGTCGTTCTCACCCACACTGACTGTATTACAGCTATATGTTCTAAATGTATAATCAAAATCTGGGAAAGAGCCATAGTCATTGGCAAATACATTTCCATCAGGATAAGGATTAGCAAGAGAACCCGCAACACAAGGTAATGTAATATCCCCATCAATAACTATATAATATGTTGTACCAACGGTTACACTTACCACGGGATCCCAAAAAACATCTGCCCAGGCAGTACCATCGGTTTGGCTGGTTCCATTTGCTAGCATAGTACCTCCGGCATTTGGCAGACCATCCCATAGCGAAAGATTAACATCAAGACCAGTAGATGGATCTGTAAACATAATCCCTGCTCCGGCAGCATTTGGTTGAGTTGGTTTATAAGACTGGGCCAATCCACCTTGATCAATTAATGCCATACAAGAGTCATTAACGTCTTGATTAACTTCAATAGCTGTATTTGTGCATGGACCGCCACCGCCACCAGCACTAACAATTTCTACATCCCATCCTCCATAGTCAACTACTGCAGTTGCATGGAAGAAGAATAAGAAATTACCAGAACCAGCAATAAAAGATGATGATCCGTTAGACGCTATCATATCTGCCAAAGTAATGTCTCCATCATTTGGACCGCCTACACCATTATCATATAATAATGTGCCAGAAGCATCAGTTCCATCATAAATTCTTAAATAATCAAAATTTCCAAAAACACTGAAAAATTGAAAATTAATTTCACTTACTCCTGCTAGTGTACTTTGCGTATCGCAACCACAGTTTGGATAGTTTCCTGGAGTTCCTGAAGTACTGCTACCTCCTGGACCTCCTGGATCGAAGAAGTTATCACCCGTTGCTGGATTAAAGGTTTCAGTAGCACCTGCAACTGGAATAATATCAGCCAGAATTCCTCTTCTGCTAATACTTGCGTTGTCTAAAGGGGATGTTACGTTCGCCCTAAGAGCATCAGCTAAAATTTCAGCATTGTTGTTTGCAGTAAGATTCTTTGGAGCTACATTTTGAATAGTAGCTTTCTTCTCCACAATCTTTGTATCCGTACCAGTTGGTGCCGTTGAGGATCTGTTTTCTTGAGCATTAATCGAAAACGTTAGTAATACGAATAAGCACCCAAGGAGTGTAGTTTTTTTCATGTTTCGTTAATTTTTAGTTAATAATATATTAAAAATACACAAAAAAATGAAGATGTAGAAATATTTTGACACTTACTTTAAAATATTCATAAAAAAATCCTGACCGAATAACTGGACAGGATTAATATTTTTTTGAAATTGTATGAGATTATACTATTTCCCTTCTACAAATGCTTGCATCACGCCATCACTAACGCCCATGTTAGAGAAACCTCCGTCATTATATAAATTCTGAAGGGTTACGCGTTTCGTTAAATCGCTAAACATTGCAATCGTATAATTGGCGCAATCCAAGCCAGTGGCGTTACCCAATGGTGACATTTTATCTGCATAACTGATGAAACCATCAAAACCTTTTACACCTTGACCAGCCGTAGTTGGTGTTGGAGATTGCGAAATAGTGTTAACTCGTACCTTTTTATCTCTTCCGAAAAAATATCCAAAACTGCGCGCAATACTTTCTAAATATGCTTTGTTATCTGCCATATCATTATAATCTGGAAAAACGCGCTGTGACGCCATATAGGTAAGCGCTACGATGCTCCCCCACTCGTTCATTGCATCTTTTTGATAAAGCACTTGCATGGTTTTATGAAAAGATCCTGCAGAAATATCCCAACCTTTATGTGTGAAATCGTAATTCTGATTGGTGTAATGATTGCCCTTTCGAACATTTACAGACATACCAATTGAGTGCAAAACAAAATCCAGTTTGCCTCCCAAAATTTCAGTCGCCTTGGTTACCAAATTTTCCAAATCTTCCAAACTTGTAGCGTCAGCTGGTATGACCTGAGAATTTGTTTTTTCAGCAAGTTCATTTATTTGGCCCATTCGCAATGCTATTGGTGCATTAGTAAGAACAAACTTTCCACCTTCTTCGTGAATGCGCTCTGCGGTTATCCACGCTATGGAATTTGCATCCAATGCCCCAAAAATGATTCCTCGTTTTCCTTTTAATAAATTATAAGACATATTTTTTAGTTATGAGTTGTGAGTTATGAGTTATGAGTTCAGCTAAAGTTTACGTTAACGTTTTCAAAATTAAAAAAAGTAAACATTATAATGAATTTTGAATTCTATAAAGTAAAGATACATTTTAATTCAATAATTCCTTTGCATTTGCAATTGCAGCTTCCGAAACATTTTTGCCACCTAGCATCTGTGCTATTTCCGTGATGCGTTCTTCATCTTCCAAAACTCTTAAATGCGTGGTGGTTACATCGTTTAAATCTTCTTTGTACACTTTAATATGATAGTCACCTTTTGCTGCGATTTGCGGTAAATGAGTAATGCTTAAAACCTGCATGGATTTGCTCATTTTGTACATTATTACTGCCATTTTATTTGCTATTTCACCAGAAACACCAGTGTCAATTTCATCAAAAACTATAGTTGGTAATTTTTTATATTCAGCTAAAACCGCCTTAATTGCAAGCATTATTCGGCTCATTTCGCCGCCTGAAGCCACTTTTTTTAAGGGTCCAAAAGCCAAACCTTTGTTTGCTGTGAACAATAATTGTAATGAATCTGTTCCATTACCTTTAAAATCTTCGGAAGGCTTTAGCTCAAATTGAAACCGAGCATTTGGTAATCCTAACGGCAACAGCGTTTCTTCAAGTTTTCGTTTTAAAACTGGAATAGATTCTTGTCTCTTTTTATGAAGTTGCAACGCAGTTTTCAATGCAGTTTCTCGTAAGCTATTTTTTTGCTTTTCCAGCTTTCCAATTTGAGAATCTAATCCCAAAGTAATATTTACTTTTTCTTCTAGCATTTCTTCAATTTCGATTAATTCTAAAACCGCTGAAACTGAGTGTTTTTGCTGAAGTTTATAAAGTGTTTGAAGTTTTTCATTTACTTGAAGAAGCATTTCAGGGTCAGCCTCAATTTTTTCTGCTGTGTTGGAAACTTCGTTTGAAATATCTTCCAATTCAATAATAATGCTGTTCAAACGCATCCAGAAATCTTCAAAAGTTTTTGAAAACTCTTTGATTTTTCCTAAAACAATGCGCGCTTCCTTAGCCGTCTGCAAACTTCCTATTTGTTCTTCATCAAAAAGCTTGTTTACATTGGCAAGTGCCTCTTGGATTGCTTCAGCGTTGTTTAAGGTTTCGTAGGTTTCTTCAAGTTCCTGCTGATTCAATTTTTTTAAACCGGCTTGCTGAAGCTCGTTGTGCAGAAAGGTATTGTATTCTAATTCTTTGGAAGCATCCTCCTTTTGAAGTTTTAAAGCAGAAAGTTCTTCAGAAATATTTTTGAAATTTTCAAATTGTAATTTATACGTTTTCAGAAGCAAATCATTCCCAGCCAAAGCATCTATAACTTCCATCTGAAAGTTTTCTGAAACAACTTCCAAAGTTTCATGTTGGCTATGAACGTCTATTAAATATGGTGAAAGCGCTTGGAGTTGCGTTAAAGCAACTGGAGTATCGTTTACAAAAGCTCTAGATTTTCCGCCTGGTAATATCTCCCGACGAATGATTGTTTGCGATTCATAATCCAATTCATTTTCTTCAAAAATAGTTTGAAGTCCATAGTTTTCAATAGAAAAATGACCTTCAACAACACATTTTTTTGAAGCGTCTTTTACGCTACTTAAATCAGCTCTTTTTCCTAACAGAAGTCCCAATGCACCGAGAAGTATGGATTTTCCGGCTCCTGTTTCCCCAGTAATAATTGTCAAACCTTCATTAAAATCCACGCGAATGTCTTCAATAAGCGCATAGTTTTTTATCGCGAGGGTTGTTATCATTTATAGTTGGTAGACTTTAGTTGGTAGAAAGTAGTAATCAAGGTTCAACTCTCAACTTTGAATTTTGAACTTTAAACTTTAAACTTTAAATATTGAATCTAAAACTTTATTTCAGACCAATTACTTCGTTTTGTTGGCGCTAATCTGTTGAGGTTTTCAAGCAATTTAGTAATATCTACCTGCGGACCACCGCTGAAGATGGCTTGAATCTCATCACTTTTCGCATCAAAAAAAGTGCGAACTATATAAGAGTTTGGACGCCTGTCATTAATACCCTTTAGCTTGTTGATAGCATCTGCAATTTTTTGTTTTGCCATTTTCTGATCTGAAGCCATAATATCGATTCCGTCTCGGTGATATTCATACATTACATCGTGAAATTCCTTATAAACAGCCGAAACCAAAGCATCGTTAAAACGATATCTGGACTGGTTGCCATCTGTAGTTTTCCAGCCTGAAAAAGCGCTGGAGGCCGCAGTGTTTGTAATCTGCTTGGCAGTTTCAAAATAAGGTGCTCCGCCATTTAAAACGTAAGTATCTGCATCCAAACCAATAATGGTATAAACGTGAAAAGCAATTACCGAAACAAGATTAGAACCGAAGGTGGTCATATTGAAATTTAAAGGCTCATATTCCTTATAATTAAAGCTTACTTGCTTGTCAAAATAATTATAAACCGGAGTGTTATATGTTGAATTAAAAGCAGGGCGTGACGATTGAATTTGCAATGTTGCAGTAAAAGTATCACCATCATACTGACTCACAACCAAACTCATATTACAGTCTATTCGTTCTTGGTTTTTGTACTCTTTATCTGTCCATTTTGTGTTGTTTACAAATTCGCGCAGCTGAATTTCCAGCGTTTTGAAAATCTGTAAATTGGGCTGTCCGGTCTGTTCAGCATCAATGGAAACGGTACAATTAAGTTCTTGGGCTTGGGTGGAAATCACCGCTGTGGCACATAATAAGAAAAGTAAAATTTTACGCATTTGTCTGTTCTATAATATATTCTAAAATATCTTTAGCTACTTCTTTTTTAGGTTTAACAGGAAAAGGAAGTGTTTTATTGTCTTTGCCAATCAAAGTAATTTTGTTGGTGTCAGTTTGGAAACCCGCCCCCATGTCCCGAAGCGAATTTAACACAATTAAATCTAAATTCTTTTTTTTCAGTTTCAATTTTGCGTTTTCTTCTTCGTTTTGAGTTTCTAAAGCGAAACCAACCAGAAATTGATTTTTCTTTATTTCTCCCAGCGAAGCAAGAATATCCTTGGTTTTGGTAAGATGAAGTGTTAATTCAGAATCTTTCTTTTTAATTTTTTGTATAGCAACTTCTGAAGGGCGATAGTCAGCAACGGCGGCACTTAAAATGGCGACATCGCTTGTGTTGAAATATTCGTGAGATGCGTTATACATTTCTGCTGCCGAAGTAACGCGAATAACTTTCACCAAATCACTTTCAAGTTTTAAAGCGGAAGGACCAGAGATTAAAACAACCTCAGCGCCAAGTTGTGCGGCGGTTTCTGCAATGGCATAACCCATTTTTCCACTAGAATGATTTCCAATGAAACGAACTGGATCTATAGCTTCATACGTTGGTCCAGCTGTGATTAAAAACTTCTTTCCACGAAGCGGAAGTTTTTTTAGAATATCATTTTCTATAAAGGAAACTATTTCTTCAGGTTCCGCCATTCTTCCCTGTCCTACCAAGCCACTCGCTAATTCACCGAAAGCTGCTGGAATTTGAATGTTTCCGAAGCTATTCAACTTTTCAAAAACGTTGTTCGTGGTTGGATGTTGATACATATCCAAATCCATTGCTGGCGCATAGTAAACGGGACATTTGGCAGAAAGGTAGCACGCAAGCAAAAGATTATCGCAAGTGCCGTGAGCCATTTTGGAAAGCGTATTTGCCGTGGCTGGAGCTATTAAAAACAAATCTGCCCAAAGAGCCAACTCAACGTGGTTGTTCCATTTGGGCTCCCGATAGCTCTCGGGATCGTTTTCTTCATTCGTGAAAGAAGAAAACACTTCGTTTTTTGACAGCGTGGAAAGGGTAAGCGGTGTAACAAATTCTTTGGCAGAATGCGTCATCACAACTTTTACATTGGCTCCTTTTTTCACTAGAAGCCTAACTAAAAAAGCTGCTTTGTAGGCGGCAATCCCGCCAGTAACGCCAAGCAAGATGTTTTTCCCGTTCAAAACAGACATAATTTAGTATTCAGTATTCAGTACCAGTGTTCAGTTTGTAGGCTTGCGATTCATCGCGTGCTTTTCAAAAGAAAAATAGCCAAGTTTCATATTCCCTTCGGGATTATGAATTTACTATTCCTCTACTATTTCGTCAGCAGTGTTTCTGTAATAGATTTTGTTATCCAACCACTCTTGAACTGCTAGAGCGTGTGGTTTTGGAAGTTTTTCGTAGAATTTTGAAACTTCAATTTGTTCTTTGTTTTCAAAAATTTCTTCTAAACTATCGTTGTAAGTAGCAAACTCATCAAGTTTTTCAAGAAGTTCTTTTTTGATGTCCCCATTTATTTGTGAGGCTCTTTTCGAAATAATCGAAATAGCTTCATAAATATTATTGGTTGGGGCATCAATCAAGTTTTTGTCTAAAGTAACTGTATTGACGGGTGCTTCTGAATTTTTAATATCCATAATAAAAATTAATTAACTGTTGGGTTTTGTTTCTGTAGGTACAATTCTGCTCTCTATATCCTGATAAATCTCCAATGCTTCGGGAGCCAAATCTGTATCCTTATAATATTTTATGAAATTACTATAGTATCCTTTTGCGGTAATCAAACGTTCTTGAACCAGATTTGGAATACTATTTATAGCCAATTTATACGCAGCGACATATCTTCCATAAAAAGCATCTTTTCTGTAGTGAGAGCCTGGATTGTCTGTTATAAAATTATCAAAAGCGCCAATGGCAGCCTTGTAATCTTCAATGTGCAAATATTGTTTTGCTGTATTGTATTCTTTGGTTTCAAGTTTTTCGCGTAATTCGGCAACCAATGTGTTTGCCTCAACTCGTTTTTCAGAATTTGGATAACGATTTATGAATTCCTGTAGTTTTTCCAAAGCTTTGTAAGTGTCTCTTTGATCTAAGGCAGATCTTGGAGAAAGTTCGTAAAAACTTCTAGCAGATTTAAATGAAGCAACTTCAACGCTATCACTTTGAGGATATGCCTGCGTAAAACGTTCAAATTGATAGCCTGCCAAAACGTAATCTTCCAAGTTATAATAGGTGTTGGAGTAGATAAACATTAGCTTTTCGCCTTGTGGTTTCCCTCTGTAGGAAGGAACAATCTGCTCCATTAATTTTAGGCCTTTTTTGTATTTGCCTATTTTGTAAAGCGAATCTGCCAAGGCAAATT comes from Aequorivita sublithincola DSM 14238 and encodes:
- a CDS encoding enoyl-ACP reductase FabI produces the protein MSYNLLKGKRGIIFGALDANSIAWITAERIHEEGGKFVLTNAPIALRMGQINELAEKTNSQVIPADATSLEDLENLVTKATEILGGKLDFVLHSIGMSVNVRKGNHYTNQNYDFTHKGWDISAGSFHKTMQVLYQKDAMNEWGSIVALTYMASQRVFPDYNDMADNKAYLESIARSFGYFFGRDKKVRVNTISQSPTPTTAGQGVKGFDGFISYADKMSPLGNATGLDCANYTIAMFSDLTKRVTLQNLYNDGGFSNMGVSDGVMQAFVEGK
- the coaBC gene encoding bifunctional phosphopantothenoylcysteine decarboxylase/phosphopantothenate--cysteine ligase CoaBC, whose translation is MSVLNGKNILLGVTGGIAAYKAAFLVRLLVKKGANVKVVMTHSAKEFVTPLTLSTLSKNEVFSSFTNEENDPESYREPKWNNHVELALWADLFLIAPATANTLSKMAHGTCDNLLLACYLSAKCPVYYAPAMDLDMYQHPTTNNVFEKLNSFGNIQIPAAFGELASGLVGQGRMAEPEEIVSFIENDILKKLPLRGKKFLITAGPTYEAIDPVRFIGNHSSGKMGYAIAETAAQLGAEVVLISGPSALKLESDLVKVIRVTSAAEMYNASHEYFNTSDVAILSAAVADYRPSEVAIQKIKKKDSELTLHLTKTKDILASLGEIKKNQFLVGFALETQNEEENAKLKLKKKNLDLIVLNSLRDMGAGFQTDTNKITLIGKDNKTLPFPVKPKKEVAKDILEYIIEQTNA
- the recN gene encoding DNA repair protein RecN, which encodes MITTLAIKNYALIEDIRVDFNEGLTIITGETGAGKSILLGALGLLLGKRADLSSVKDASKKCVVEGHFSIENYGLQTIFEENELDYESQTIIRREILPGGKSRAFVNDTPVALTQLQALSPYLIDVHSQHETLEVVSENFQMEVIDALAGNDLLLKTYKLQFENFKNISEELSALKLQKEDASKELEYNTFLHNELQQAGLKKLNQQELEETYETLNNAEAIQEALANVNKLFDEEQIGSLQTAKEARIVLGKIKEFSKTFEDFWMRLNSIIIELEDISNEVSNTAEKIEADPEMLLQVNEKLQTLYKLQQKHSVSAVLELIEIEEMLEEKVNITLGLDSQIGKLEKQKNSLRETALKTALQLHKKRQESIPVLKRKLEETLLPLGLPNARFQFELKPSEDFKGNGTDSLQLLFTANKGLAFGPLKKVASGGEMSRIMLAIKAVLAEYKKLPTIVFDEIDTGVSGEIANKMAVIMYKMSKSMQVLSITHLPQIAAKGDYHIKVYKEDLNDVTTTHLRVLEDEERITEIAQMLGGKNVSEAAIANAKELLN
- a CDS encoding T9SS type A sorting domain-containing protein; protein product: MKKVTLLVLLLVFAVSFGQRSTVKTQGVDNPIHYNQQQKQKAVAPSNVSASPADFSVKKKGIDNPIHYNQQQNKKAVVLTESQRSAKTDLVGPGERKPVIKNQQQNQQRVVVPSDKQGAASNLKDLGTQQAPRLFMSLTDQEEILADQLYQANLPSNRVSPVVIANRNPLADIIPTAGATETFSPATGDNFFDPGGPGGANTDGAAGNYPNCGCDTQSTLAGVTEIEFLDFGVNGTFDYLRIYDGTDATGTVLYDNSATGANTGDKTLANMIASNGSASFTATSGNFFFFFHSSTVVNWLGWDVEIVAAGGGGGPFPEPYCGPLEFNSGVEPITLVEVAGISNISDPVLDGSPAHEDFTSVSGDMEEGMSYSIALEGNTGGGFTNSFTVFIDWNQDGVLDNASERYQIGTIIGSTGTDGQQATGNIVVPSGVTAGPTRMRVIKRFQAIYATDSCIPGSGFGQAEDYTINVTAGGGGGTGGPCTATAPSNNFENGKSFTKPLGRVVAVDVIVADGEDFMLENLAFTAFIGATGAGINAANVDVFIYEDDGTGKPGALVTSQTSVVPDSQTVIGAAFGFAAWNVVLDITDVNLPGATGSTTTYWVGLSLEATDASNVFWEDSTAGNVGLGLSYDDGVLGFVTDPTLECVYTFDGTCTPIGGGGTGGPCTSAAPSNNFENGKSFTKPLGRVVAVDVIVADGEDFMLENLAFTAFIGATGAGINAANVDVFIYEDDGTGKPGALVTSQTSVVPDSQTVIGAAFGFAAWNVVLDITDVNLPGATGSDTTYWVGLSLEATDASNVFWEDSTAGNVGFGLSYDDGVLGFVTDPTLECVYTFDGTCSPIGGGGGLCSEENPNDFTFENGYNCSSASAFMTANDVTVAADTDFTLTNITASIFANGGIANVDVNYYADAAGLPGAVIGSQASVTIDSQAVIGTNFGFDVNEVEMTVAPFLFAGQAGAETTYWIELSVTDGGGTGSVFWVVTSSSAVGLPTANFDAVWAIPDPLVDGVYIWEGNCAPIGGGGGLCSEENPNDFTFENGYNCSSASAFMTANDVTVAADTDFTLTNITASIFANGGIANVDVNYYADAAGLPGAVIGSQASVTIDSQAVIGTNFGFDVNEVEMTVAPFLFAGQAGAETTYWIELSVTDGGGTGSVFWVVTSSSAVGLPTANFDAVWAIPDPLVDGVYIWEGNCAPIGGGGGLANDDCSGAIAVSCGDSITGTTIDATVDSTAPACGPAITSPGVWYKLNDNSGMPGDITISLCAATDFDSKISVYSGSSCSALVCVDGNDDSCGLQSEITFASDGNTQYYILIHSFGGATGNFSLDVTCTPNPPPNDMIVNSIDVDQIGFPYTDPQVNMPAATMENGNPAGCDLTGANGVWYNFVPFKDGTANATIVTPGGASSVTFYTAPNENATETDLTLVAQNNNQCAPGTSASIFTLAGQAYYVFVLNTGAVTDIMIDGTGLGISDNTLAGFSFYPNPTNGIVNLQSVENIDNVSLYNVLGQLVIEKRVNATTSQVDISGLNTGTYLMKVSVNGEIGTFRVLKQ
- a CDS encoding outer membrane protein assembly factor BamD; translated protein: MRLPLFILLCLTIVLSSCSEYQRVLRKDDMGKKFALADSLYKIGKYKKGLKLMEQIVPSYRGKPQGEKLMFIYSNTYYNLEDYVLAGYQFERFTQAYPQSDSVEVASFKSARSFYELSPRSALDQRDTYKALEKLQEFINRYPNSEKRVEANTLVAELREKLETKEYNTAKQYLHIEDYKAAIGAFDNFITDNPGSHYRKDAFYGRYVAAYKLAINSIPNLVQERLITAKGYYSNFIKYYKDTDLAPEALEIYQDIESRIVPTETKPNS
- a CDS encoding DNA-directed RNA polymerase subunit omega gives rise to the protein MDIKNSEAPVNTVTLDKNLIDAPTNNIYEAISIISKRASQINGDIKKELLEKLDEFATYNDSLEEIFENKEQIEVSKFYEKLPKPHALAVQEWLDNKIYYRNTADEIVEE
- a CDS encoding T9SS type A sorting domain-containing protein; translation: MEKKATIQNVAPKNLTANNNAEILADALRANVTSPLDNASISRRGILADIIPVAGATETFNPATGDNFFDPGGPGGSSTSGTPGNYPNCGCDTQSTLAGVSEINFQFFSVFGNFDYLRIYDGTDASGTLLYDNGVGGPNDGDITLADMIASNGSSSFIAGSGNFLFFFHATAVVDYGGWDVEIVSAGGGGGPCTNTAIEVNQDVNDSCMALIDQGGLAQSYKPTQPNAAGAGIMFTDPSTGLDVNLSLWDGLPNAGGTMLANGTSQTDGTAWADVFWDPVVSVTVGTTYYIVIDGDITLPCVAGSLANPYPDGNVFANDYGSFPDFDYTFRTYSCNTVSVGENDLQDFSFYPNPTNGLLNLSSAENIENVKIYNVLGQMVIITRVNATNSQVDISALKTGTYLMKVLVNGEIGTYRVLKQ
- a CDS encoding DUF4835 family protein, with amino-acid sequence MRKILLFLLCATAVISTQAQELNCTVSIDAEQTGQPNLQIFKTLEIQLREFVNNTKWTDKEYKNQERIDCNMSLVVSQYDGDTFTATLQIQSSRPAFNSTYNTPVYNYFDKQVSFNYKEYEPLNFNMTTFGSNLVSVIAFHVYTIIGLDADTYVLNGGAPYFETAKQITNTAASSAFSGWKTTDGNQSRYRFNDALVSAVYKEFHDVMYEYHRDGIDIMASDQKMAKQKIADAINKLKGINDRRPNSYIVRTFFDAKSDEIQAIFSGGPQVDITKLLENLNRLAPTKRSNWSEIKF